Part of the Lampris incognitus isolate fLamInc1 chromosome 1, fLamInc1.hap2, whole genome shotgun sequence genome is shown below.
acattcacacctggggacagtgtagtacggccgatccacctgacctacatgtctttggactgtgggaggaaaccggagcacccggaggaaacctacacagacacggggagaacatgcaaactccacacagaggacgacccgggacgacccccgaggttggactaccccggggttcgagcccaggaccatGTATCAAGCCAAGtgttgttaaaaataaaaaaaattctctctctccctctccctctgtctctctctctccctctgtctctctctctctctccctctgtctctctctccctctgtctctctctccctctgtctctctctccctccgtctctgtctctctctccctctccctctgtctctctctccctctccctctgtctctctctctctctccctctccctctctctctctctctctccctctccctctgtctctctctctctctccctctccctctgtctctgtctctctctctctctccctctccctctgtctctccctctgtctctctctctctctctctctccctctgtctctgtctctctctccctctccctctgtctctctgtctctctctccctctccctctgtctctctctccctctccctctccctctgtctctctctctctccctctccctctgtctctctctccctctccctctccctctgtctctgtctctctccctctctctctctctccctctgtctccctctctctctccctgtgtctctgtctctctctctctctccctctgtctctctccctctccctctccctctgtctctgtctctctctctctctccctctctctctctctccctctctctctccctgtgtctctgcAGACTGTTGATGGAGAGCTTTTCGAATGTCAGCTGGGACAGTGGTCATCGCAGGGGGAATTTTGGCTGCCGTCATCTTACTGACCATCGTCGCTGTATTGTGTTTATGTAGGTTGCAGGTAAGCCTCCGGCTCATTTCACTTCACTTTAATCTAACAACAGAATAAAACAATAAAGCGAtccggtgtccgggtggcgtggcggtctattccgttgcctaccaacagggggatcgccggtccgaatccccgcgttacctccggcttggtcgggcgtccctacagacacaattggccatgtctgcgggtgggaagccggatgtgggtatgtgtcctggtcgctgcagtagcgcctcctctggtcggtcagggcgcctgctcggagggagggggaactggggggaatagcgtgatcctcccacgcgctacgcccccctggtgaaactcctcactgtcaggtgaagagaagcggctggtgactccacatgtatgggaggaggcatgtggtagtctggagccctccccggatcagcagagggggcggagccgagaccaggacggcttggaagagtggggtaatcggtcgAATATAatcgactggggagaaaaaggggaaaagacACGCTGTCAAGAATCCTATTCAGCTTTTTTCACCTCAACTAAGCCTTGAATTCATTTTAattcttcttttcctttcttcTCTTCACCCCACATCACCAACTCCcactcatacactcacacacagtattacTGCTGTaagcgggaggaggaggagaagggggaggaggaggaaccggACCTCTACAACATGTCACCGTGTCGGCCGCTGGCCCTGCCCAGCCCTCCGTCGCCCCCGACGCCCGAAACCTACAGTGACGAGCCCATCGTCTACTCCCCCACCTTCCTGACGGAGGCCAACGGGCCCACCGGCTACTCCCCTCCTCCACCTCAGCCCCTGCCGGGCCGCCGGTTCCAGCGCCCGCACGCCTTCTACTCGACGTGCGCCCGCTGCTCGCTGCCCTTCTACCTGCAGCGCCCGGAGAGGCTCTGCAACGGCGGGCGGAGGATCAGCTACCGGACGGTGCAGCAGCGGGAGGTGGACCTGCCCGCCGACCTGGCCAGCCTTTACCACAAGCTCAACCTCATCCGCTCGGTCACCATGCGGGAGGTGGTCACCCACAGCGTCAGCACTGACGTCTAGCACCGCCGCCGCCCGCCCGCCTGTGGGCGTGCCTGAGTTTTACTCAAGTACAAAACCGGAGCTGTACCCATTACTTGTCTCCTTGGAGTGTACTACAGTAACAGTACTGCTTTATATACGGACTGGGTGTATTGTCTGACTGTGGTGCAGTATTAGTACCACTCTATCCCCCTAGGGTGTTAGAGCAACTATAAGGTGGTAGTGCAGAATCGGTAcacttataccccccccccccccccgttagataGTGAACAGTTGTGTGCATGGCGTATCACCAGACTAACATACCGTTAGAAAGCAGGTCGGGATCAAACACAGTCCAGTTCTGCACCGGTTTCTACCTGAACCGAGCCAAACTGGTGTGGGTTGAAGTTACAACCCTGAAGATTTAGATAAAAACCAATGTTGTCTGAGACTTTCTATCACTGGTGTGTTTCAGACAATAACTTAACCATACACATCAGATCTTATCCCGTTGTCTGccgacacgggggtcggcggttcgaatccccgcgttacctccggcctggtcgggcgtccctacagacacaattggccgtgtctgcgggtgggaagccggatgtgggtatgcgtcgcctcctctggtcggtcggggcgcctgttcagggaggagggggaacagggggggaatagcgtgatcctcccccagctacgtccccctggtgaaactcctcactgtcaggtgaagagaagcggctggtgactccacatgtatgggaggaggcatgtggtagtctgcagccctcccccggatcggcagagggggcggagcagagaccaggatggctcgagtggggtaattggccaagtacaatcgggggggaaagagggggaaaagtccaaaaaaacaaaacaaaacatggcatCGTGCAGACTTTAGCAGTATGTGATGTGACTGTTTGGTGTCTAGCAGGACTTGACCAGGACAAATGATAGGCTGCATACCCAGacagcgtccggatgtgggccacttcaggaaaTGACGTgacactgatggtcttcttctggccctgacaaaatggatgtgagcttgaagtggcccacatctacaAAAGCAAATATGACCCAAATCAATCACAtgggggccttttttggcaaagatgcggtgctctgggcaacatgtgatctggatgtggccctgaagtggccccgtgtggtaaatggtgaatacggcttaaatatcacagaacaaatatggaccacctttggcaaatatgcggcacatgcggcatcgctatggcttggttctggcccagatctggcaaacaggagcggaccgcccaagtgccatctttCCACGCGGTATAGCAGTTTTGCTATGTGGGATGTggtgtggatggttggtgtctcgCAGGACTTGACCAGGAAAAATGACAGGctgcatagtgttttccatcttcatctcaGCAGCCAGTGAGGAAGAAGGAGGCAGGTAGTGCCGAGTTTGAAGAAGGGAAGTTGTTGTGTGTAACCAGCAGTCATGACaggacaagctggtagaagacctttaccaacagatggcACTACATCCATAAGCCAGACTCGGGTTCTACCAGGTTGGGTCGTTTGTTTCATTTTGAACAGACCTCGGTCATTTAGAGCGACCAAACAGCACCCAGCACCACCACACTTAAATCTTCTGGGTTGTAACTTTAATCGTTAAAAAAAAGGCCACGCAACTGAATGGGGTTGTACCTTCATACAGTCAACCAATGCAGAGGAGAGCTTTGGTGGATATTAGCGTAGCATTGTACAACCACCTCCAAGTtcagccattttttttttgtcccctgcAAATTCTTGCTTCACTTCCATCGTCAAACCACCGCCggatgcttttttttccccccaaaaaaattt
Proteins encoded:
- the LOC130125764 gene encoding protein FAM163B — encoded protein: MSAGTVVIAGGILAAVILLTIVAVLCLCRLQYYCCKREEEEKGEEEEPDLYNMSPCRPLALPSPPSPPTPETYSDEPIVYSPTFLTEANGPTGYSPPPPQPLPGRRFQRPHAFYSTCARCSLPFYLQRPERLCNGGRRISYRTVQQREVDLPADLASLYHKLNLIRSVTMREVVTHSVSTDV